In one Mustela lutreola isolate mMusLut2 chromosome 8, mMusLut2.pri, whole genome shotgun sequence genomic region, the following are encoded:
- the LOC131839851 gene encoding uncharacterized protein LOC131839851, with amino-acid sequence MRKLRQWTRRLLREPLPSRPHSHSAVPIWTRGRERSELEGGVVRIPERGCSDPGPSLHLQGPAPAPALPKPRHPLLARGRRLPPPSSRPHPLRGQASRGDSAPRSEPRASPPGLAPGLPPPRPLSAGAGPGPGRGRSSPREPDSGSRRRAQLRGAVGRGPPRPVGAHADVPPEQVARAAAEPSPPPPQPTLAPPSRGAPSHPRPRRPQGRTPEPPPAAPSARSPVPPAPAAAAAAADELAPRAGGQRGGGRQRPESGGESAAPPARAWSAPPRPPAPLGPRGSPRGARTTVHSL; translated from the exons atgaggaaactgaggcaa TGGACGCGGAGACTCCTGCGGGAGCCTCTCCCAAGCCGTCCCCACTCCCACTCCGCGGTTCCCATCTGGACCAGAGGGAGGGAGCGAAGCGAGCTGGAAGGAGGGgtggtcaggatcccagagagGGGGTGCTCCGACCCGGGCCCTTCCCTCCACCTGCAGggccctgcccccgccccggcACTTCCGAAGCCTCGGCATCCCCTCCTGGCCCGGGGCCGACGCCTCCCGCCCCCCTCCAGCCGGCCGCACCCCCTCCGGGGCCAGGCCTCCCGAGGCGATTCCGCGCCCCGGAGCGAGCCGCGCGCCTCCCCACCCGGCCTGGCCCCGGGCCTCCCGCCCCCAAGGCCCCTCTCCGCCGGCGCGGGACCCGGGCCCGGGCGGGGCCGCTCCTCCCCTCGCGAGCCGGACTCCGGGTCCCGCCGCCGCGCTCAACTTCGGGGCGCAGTTGGCCGGGGACCGCCGCGCCCAGTCGGCGCGCACGCAGATGTCCCTCCGGAACAGGTGGCCCGGGCGGCGGCCGAGCCCTCCCCGCCGCCTCCGCAGCCCACCCTCGCCCCGCCTTCTCGCGGCGCCCCTTCCCACCCGCGCCCCCGGCGTCCCCAGGGCCGCACCCCGgagcccccgcccgccgccccctccGCGCGGTCCCCGGTACCTCCGGctcccgcggcggcggcggcggcggcggacgAGCTGGCCCCGCGGGCCGGCGGGCAGCGCGGCGGCGGGAGGCAGCGCCCGGAGTCCGGCGGCGAGAGCGCCGCCCCTCCGGCCCGGGCGTGGTCAGcgccgccccgcccgcccgccccgctgGGTCCCCGCGGCTCTCCGCGCGGGGCCAGGACCACCGTCCACAG ccTCTAG